From Sediminibacterium sp. TEGAF015, a single genomic window includes:
- a CDS encoding YqgE/AlgH family protein, translating into MELNKGILLLSDPFLKDPNFIRTAVLICEHNEEGDVGFILNKKTNQYLGDLVEMAEGLALPVFEGGPVEQHTLHFIHRRPDIIQEGIEITKGIYWGGDFDVAVAALHNKEITENQIRFFIGYSGWSSGQLQEEIDEKSWILTQADPGILFIDESHQIWKRSLQQLGGEYAQMTNYPIDPQLN; encoded by the coding sequence ATGGAGCTAAATAAAGGAATATTATTATTGTCGGATCCGTTTTTAAAGGACCCAAATTTTATCAGAACCGCCGTGTTAATCTGCGAACACAATGAGGAGGGCGATGTTGGTTTTATTCTCAACAAAAAGACCAATCAATACCTGGGAGATTTAGTAGAAATGGCGGAGGGATTAGCATTGCCTGTATTTGAAGGCGGCCCTGTAGAGCAACACACCCTGCACTTTATACATCGCAGACCCGATATTATTCAGGAGGGAATAGAAATTACCAAAGGGATATATTGGGGTGGCGATTTTGATGTAGCTGTTGCAGCTTTACACAATAAAGAAATTACAGAAAATCAAATTCGCTTTTTCATTGGGTATAGTGGATGGAGCAGCGGACAATTACAAGAAGAGATTGATGAGAAAAGTTGGATCCTTACACAGGCTGATCCGGGCATACTATTTATTGACGAGTCACATCAAATCTGGAAACGCAGCTTACAACAGCTGGGAGGCGAATACGCGCAAATGACGAACTACCCTATTGATCCACAGTTGAATTAA
- a CDS encoding sensor histidine kinase, translating to MKRTFPIIVVLISLSLCGLFLLQASWFDNLMEVTRTQLIEKINMVGVNVADDIGKSTRSSQPLRLNRRGGLLLGTELQIKLFRQPTVEERFTMEEVREKISKEFQRVKLNNLKFEFAISDVEGDYEFYSTGYEQEFWDTINNKRNYYPILRETDNLALNEANELLIIIVPDLANQVWYSLRWILVGAVTFFLIILAAFYVTVKTLLNQKKLSQIKSDFINNMTHEFKTPLATISLAVDALKSPKVQANPEKGAYFTNIIKEENIRMNKHVETILQAAFLEKQELNLNLSKVSVHEMVREVAGTFELQLQDKNGQIDFLLNASHDAISADNTHFRNMISNLIDNAIKYSQDPVRIVVSSHSTKNYFVMRIQDNGIGMNKESVKRIFEKFYRAHTGNLHNVKGFGLGMSYVKTVIDAHKGKIKVDSAIGKGTSFTIEVPLMQD from the coding sequence ATGAAGAGAACTTTTCCCATTATTGTTGTTTTGATTTCACTTTCACTCTGCGGCTTATTCCTGTTGCAGGCCTCCTGGTTTGATAACCTAATGGAAGTAACCAGGACGCAGTTGATTGAGAAAATAAATATGGTGGGGGTTAATGTTGCGGATGACATTGGTAAGTCTACTCGTTCTTCGCAACCGCTTCGTTTAAACAGAAGAGGTGGATTGTTACTCGGCACCGAATTACAAATTAAACTATTTCGTCAGCCTACCGTTGAAGAGCGATTCACGATGGAAGAAGTAAGAGAAAAAATTTCCAAAGAATTTCAGCGGGTTAAACTAAATAACCTGAAGTTTGAATTTGCTATTTCTGATGTAGAGGGCGACTATGAATTTTATTCTACCGGATACGAACAGGAATTCTGGGATACAATCAATAACAAACGCAATTATTATCCGATTCTTAGGGAAACAGATAATCTGGCTTTGAATGAAGCCAATGAACTGTTGATAATCATAGTACCAGACCTTGCCAATCAAGTTTGGTATTCACTTCGTTGGATTTTAGTGGGAGCGGTCACCTTCTTTCTCATTATTCTAGCGGCTTTCTATGTAACGGTAAAGACCTTATTGAATCAGAAAAAATTATCTCAGATTAAATCTGACTTCATTAATAATATGACCCATGAGTTTAAGACGCCACTGGCTACCATTTCGCTGGCAGTGGATGCGCTCAAAAGTCCTAAAGTGCAAGCAAATCCAGAAAAGGGAGCTTATTTTACGAATATTATTAAGGAAGAAAACATCCGCATGAACAAACATGTGGAAACGATTCTGCAGGCAGCTTTTCTAGAAAAGCAGGAGTTGAATCTGAATTTGTCTAAAGTGTCTGTACACGAAATGGTTCGTGAAGTGGCTGGCACTTTTGAATTGCAGCTTCAGGATAAAAATGGTCAGATTGATTTTCTCCTAAATGCATCTCATGATGCCATCAGTGCAGATAATACGCATTTCAGAAACATGATTTCGAATCTGATTGACAACGCCATTAAATATTCTCAGGACCCTGTACGCATTGTAGTTTCTTCGCACAGCACCAAGAATTATTTTGTAATGCGTATCCAAGACAATGGGATTGGTATGAACAAAGAATCGGTGAAAAGAATTTTCGAGAAATTCTATCGTGCTCATACCGGCAACCTACACAATGTAAAAGGCTTTGGGCTCGGCATGAGCTATGTAAAAACGGTGATTGATGCCCACAAGGGTAAAATAAAAGTGGACAGTGCAATTGGCAAGGGAACTTCCTTTACCATTGAAGTGCCACTTATGCAAGATTAG
- a CDS encoding S-adenosylmethionine:tRNA ribosyltransferase-isomerase, whose protein sequence is MKHPSLLHIEDFNYDLPNEKIAKYPLKQRDQSKLLIYGGTEIRESIYANIAEELPQGSLLVFNDTKVVEARLLFQKPTGGLIELFCLEPADHYADITTAMLQKGSVQWKCLVGGAKKWKEGALHFTTEALSIDGSNPPQKPLKIIANKVEILSDCFIIEFSWEPAALSFAEVLHLAGDIPLPPYLNRETEEADKERYQTIYAKHDGSVAAPTAGLHFTQHVFSQLEKKQIYKGYVTLHVGAGTFKPVKAAQMKDHEMHAEFIDVNRSTIEQLLAHVSSGIIAVGTTSLRTLESLYWIGVKTIHNPSLAAADLQVSQWEPYGDADRYDGKNNKEGKNTSKVFSAEESLRALLEWMKKNNADRIITKTQIIIAPGYTFRIISALVTNFHQPQSTLLLLISAIVGEEWRRIYEYALTHDYRFLSYGDGSLLWINNHKTNLA, encoded by the coding sequence ATGAAACACCCGTCATTACTGCATATAGAAGACTTTAACTACGACCTTCCAAACGAGAAAATCGCTAAATATCCGCTGAAACAGCGGGATCAGAGCAAGCTGCTGATTTACGGAGGAACTGAGATTAGAGAGTCAATCTATGCAAACATAGCGGAAGAACTCCCCCAGGGTAGTTTGTTGGTATTCAATGATACCAAGGTTGTAGAAGCCAGATTGCTATTTCAAAAACCCACGGGCGGTCTTATTGAACTCTTCTGTTTAGAGCCTGCAGATCATTATGCAGATATTACCACAGCCATGCTACAAAAGGGTTCTGTGCAATGGAAATGTTTGGTAGGAGGAGCAAAAAAATGGAAAGAAGGGGCTTTGCATTTTACAACGGAGGCTTTATCAATAGACGGTTCCAATCCCCCCCAAAAACCGTTAAAAATCATTGCCAATAAGGTAGAAATACTTAGCGATTGTTTCATTATTGAATTTAGCTGGGAACCAGCAGCACTAAGCTTTGCAGAGGTGCTGCATTTAGCAGGAGACATTCCCCTTCCACCCTACTTAAACAGAGAAACAGAAGAAGCAGATAAAGAAAGATACCAGACCATTTATGCAAAGCACGATGGATCTGTTGCTGCGCCCACAGCCGGTCTGCATTTTACCCAACATGTATTCTCACAATTAGAGAAAAAACAGATTTACAAAGGATATGTAACCCTGCATGTGGGAGCCGGCACATTCAAACCCGTGAAAGCCGCACAGATGAAGGATCACGAGATGCATGCAGAATTCATAGATGTGAATCGTAGCACGATTGAACAATTGTTAGCGCATGTTTCCTCTGGTATTATAGCAGTGGGAACAACATCGCTACGTACACTGGAAAGCCTATATTGGATTGGCGTTAAGACCATTCACAATCCTTCTTTGGCTGCAGCAGATTTGCAAGTTTCGCAGTGGGAACCTTATGGCGATGCCGATAGATATGATGGAAAAAATAATAAAGAAGGAAAAAATACTTCGAAAGTATTTTCAGCTGAAGAATCATTAAGAGCTTTATTAGAATGGATGAAAAAAAACAATGCAGACAGAATCATTACCAAAACCCAAATCATCATAGCACCCGGATATACATTCAGAATCATTAGCGCGTTGGTTACTAATTTTCATCAACCACAAAGCACTTTGTTATTATTGATATCAGCTATTGTTGGAGAGGAATGGAGACGCATTTATGAATATGCATTAACACATGACTATCGTTTCCTTTCTTATGGAGACGGGTCGCTGCTTTGGATCAACAACCACAAGACTAATCTTGCATAA
- the mraZ gene encoding division/cell wall cluster transcriptional repressor MraZ, translated as MSTSGKLGNIYSLMIGFHGEYEATVDAKGRFLLPGGLRKQLPEGESRFILGRGFEKCLTLYPIKSWELIISKISQLNDFDPKVRQFRRQFLGGATEIELDAAGRMLLPASLKEFAGLSKDIVLAAAMDRFEIWDAAKYKQLFEDFSAEAFSSLAQEVMAEADKKQDK; from the coding sequence GTGTCAACAAGTGGTAAACTTGGAAATATTTATTCACTTATGATCGGATTTCACGGAGAATATGAAGCAACAGTAGACGCCAAAGGGCGTTTCCTCCTTCCGGGCGGGCTGAGAAAGCAATTGCCTGAAGGAGAGTCGCGCTTTATTCTGGGTCGTGGTTTCGAAAAATGCCTCACCCTGTATCCGATCAAAAGTTGGGAACTCATTATTTCTAAGATTAGCCAGTTAAATGATTTTGATCCAAAAGTACGTCAATTCAGACGTCAGTTTTTGGGAGGTGCTACCGAGATTGAACTAGATGCAGCCGGCAGAATGTTGTTGCCTGCTTCATTAAAAGAATTCGCGGGCCTTTCCAAAGACATTGTACTTGCTGCCGCTATGGACCGTTTTGAAATCTGGGATGCAGCGAAGTACAAACAGCTCTTTGAGGATTTCTCAGCGGAGGCTTTCAGTAGCCTGGCGCAGGAAGTGATGGCAGAAGCAGATAAAAAACAAGATAAATAA
- the rsmH gene encoding 16S rRNA (cytosine(1402)-N(4))-methyltransferase RsmH, with translation MEKIPASDYHVPVLYYETLDALSIVPDGIYVDCTFGGGGHSRGILEKLGPNGRLIAFDQDADAQQNIQNEPRLLFIPQNFRHLHRFLRLHGINQVDGLLADLGVSSHQFDEGERGFSIRFEGPMDMRMDRRQILTAADIIKTYTEQQLHKLFEQYGEVTNAKTLAAHIVQQRTRLPFATIDQFKALISAVVKGNPNKYLAQVFQALRIEVNDEMGALKEMLEQLTKVLKPGGIAAIITFHSLEDRLVKNFFKQGTFEEVVDHPLLSIEKPKYFQLVNKKPITAGAEELKRNSRSRSAKLRAAARL, from the coding sequence ATGGAAAAAATACCTGCTAGCGATTATCATGTTCCGGTGCTCTACTATGAAACACTGGATGCGTTGTCCATTGTTCCGGATGGAATTTATGTGGACTGCACATTTGGTGGAGGTGGACATAGCAGAGGTATTTTGGAAAAGTTGGGGCCAAACGGTAGACTGATTGCATTTGATCAGGATGCGGATGCGCAACAAAATATTCAAAACGAACCTCGTCTTTTGTTTATTCCGCAAAACTTTCGTCACCTGCATCGCTTTTTGCGTTTGCATGGAATTAATCAGGTGGATGGTCTGTTAGCCGATTTGGGTGTGAGTTCGCATCAGTTTGACGAAGGGGAGCGTGGATTCTCTATTCGCTTTGAAGGTCCAATGGATATGCGGATGGATAGAAGACAAATCCTAACTGCTGCCGACATCATTAAAACCTATACTGAACAGCAATTGCACAAACTGTTTGAACAGTATGGTGAAGTAACCAATGCCAAAACCCTTGCTGCGCATATTGTTCAGCAGAGAACCCGCTTGCCGTTTGCAACGATTGATCAATTTAAAGCATTGATTAGTGCAGTGGTAAAAGGAAATCCCAATAAATATTTAGCCCAGGTTTTTCAGGCGCTTAGAATTGAAGTGAACGACGAGATGGGAGCGCTGAAAGAAATGTTAGAGCAGTTAACCAAAGTGTTGAAGCCCGGAGGAATTGCTGCCATCATTACTTTCCATTCGCTGGAAGACAGGTTGGTTAAAAACTTTTTTAAACAGGGAACTTTTGAAGAAGTAGTTGATCATCCACTGTTGTCGATTGAGAAACCAAAATATTTTCAACTGGTGAATAAGAAGCCTATTACGGCTGGAGCAGAAGAGTTGAAAAGAAATAGCAGAAGTAGAAGCGCAAAGCTGCGTGCAGCCGCGCGTTTATAA
- a CDS encoding FtsL-like putative cell division protein has product MPENKTNPKNPIKGLLNYEWIVKNIGFFLFLSVLAVLYIANGHMADKTIRRINSINNELKELQFTYKTLKSELMYKTEESQIVKLVEPMGLKISNEMPERIQK; this is encoded by the coding sequence GTGCCCGAAAACAAAACAAATCCTAAGAACCCCATTAAGGGGTTGCTCAACTATGAGTGGATTGTGAAGAACATTGGTTTCTTCCTTTTCCTTTCTGTTTTAGCAGTACTGTATATAGCCAACGGACATATGGCCGACAAAACCATACGCCGTATTAATAGCATCAACAACGAATTAAAAGAATTGCAGTTTACCTACAAGACTTTAAAGAGTGAGTTGATGTACAAAACAGAAGAGTCGCAGATTGTGAAACTGGTTGAACCCATGGGTTTAAAAATTAGCAACGAAATGCCGGAGCGAATTCAGAAATAA
- a CDS encoding penicillin-binding protein yields the protein MEVKRDILWRVYLSYILMVAACIAIFGKAVYIQQVEGAKWRSMSDSLHQRIDEIEAERGTIYSEDGQMLSTSIPQFDIFIDFRVAGLREKNGQRFRENIDSLSYCLAQLFKDMSPVEYKRVLQQAYKAQEGYFPLKKKISFTQYDSLRKFPLFKLGRYKSGMIANERTVRLNPYQMLAFRTIGLARDSNKVGLEKTYDAILKGRNGKQTVRSIAGGIGVPVDDTYLVEPETGKDIVSTIDVFIQDIAEAALMKMMVKNEAENGCVIVMETKTGKVKAIANLGRMSDGSYWENLNHAITPSEPGSTFKLATLMALLEDKKVNLNQTINLENGAWRVAGQTVYDSEKHAENIVTVKHAFELSSNVAMAKMAVANYSNNPQQFLKHLRKMRLDTITGIDLVGERRPVIYRPGSKLYGPTTIPWMSFGYNLAISPLHTAMLYNAIANNGVMMRPYLVSSIKEEGVLLKEIPPVVLDTQICSPSTLAMLKASLEGVCIAGTAKSLFAGTPYKVAGKTGTAKVADGKNGYTTNVYQSSFAGYFPADNPQYTCVVVIKNKPFAANFYGASVAGPVFKEIADRLYGTYIKTNKTLIAGTNKKDSSFFAYNGYKADLMYLTEKLKIGFADSTGRADEWTRVNKNSAKAVLQKLPVDKNAMPPLKGLGLKDAIYLCEEMGLMVQVKGRGKVTEQSIVPGQPIAKGQLVQLSLN from the coding sequence ATGGAAGTAAAACGCGACATATTATGGAGAGTGTACCTCAGTTATATCCTGATGGTAGCTGCCTGTATCGCCATCTTTGGCAAAGCGGTTTACATTCAGCAAGTAGAAGGTGCTAAGTGGAGAAGCATGAGTGATAGTTTGCACCAGCGTATTGATGAAATTGAAGCAGAGCGTGGTACCATCTATTCTGAAGACGGTCAAATGTTAAGTACGTCTATTCCGCAGTTTGATATTTTCATTGATTTCCGCGTTGCGGGATTGAGAGAGAAAAACGGACAGCGTTTTAGAGAGAATATAGATTCTTTGAGTTATTGTTTAGCGCAACTATTTAAGGACATGAGTCCGGTGGAATACAAGCGAGTATTGCAACAGGCGTATAAGGCACAGGAAGGTTATTTTCCTCTGAAAAAGAAAATCAGTTTTACTCAGTACGATTCTTTGCGCAAATTTCCTTTGTTTAAACTGGGTCGATACAAAAGCGGGATGATTGCCAATGAGCGTACTGTTCGATTGAATCCTTATCAGATGCTGGCTTTCAGAACCATTGGTTTGGCGCGCGATTCCAACAAAGTGGGATTGGAAAAAACCTATGATGCCATATTGAAAGGAAGAAACGGTAAGCAAACCGTTCGTTCTATTGCTGGTGGAATTGGAGTGCCCGTAGACGATACTTACCTGGTAGAACCAGAGACAGGTAAAGACATTGTGAGTACCATTGACGTATTTATTCAAGATATAGCAGAAGCGGCTTTGATGAAAATGATGGTGAAGAACGAAGCAGAAAATGGCTGTGTGATTGTAATGGAAACCAAAACAGGAAAAGTAAAAGCCATTGCAAATTTGGGTAGAATGTCGGACGGTTCTTACTGGGAAAACCTAAATCACGCCATTACACCCAGTGAGCCAGGATCTACTTTCAAGCTGGCTACCCTGATGGCTTTGTTGGAAGATAAAAAAGTAAACCTCAATCAAACCATTAATCTGGAAAATGGTGCGTGGAGAGTAGCAGGTCAAACTGTGTACGATTCTGAAAAACATGCGGAGAATATTGTTACTGTGAAGCATGCTTTTGAATTGAGTTCGAATGTGGCCATGGCAAAAATGGCGGTAGCGAATTATTCAAATAATCCTCAGCAGTTCCTGAAGCACTTACGTAAAATGCGCCTGGATACCATTACAGGGATTGATTTAGTGGGAGAACGCAGGCCAGTAATTTATCGCCCGGGTTCTAAATTATACGGTCCAACTACCATACCCTGGATGAGTTTTGGATACAACCTCGCCATCAGTCCATTGCATACCGCAATGTTGTATAATGCCATTGCGAACAATGGAGTAATGATGCGTCCTTATTTGGTAAGCAGCATTAAAGAAGAAGGGGTGTTGTTAAAAGAAATTCCACCGGTAGTATTGGATACTCAAATTTGCAGTCCCTCAACCTTAGCTATGCTGAAAGCCAGTTTGGAAGGGGTTTGTATTGCAGGTACTGCGAAGTCTTTGTTTGCAGGTACACCGTATAAAGTAGCTGGTAAAACAGGAACTGCAAAAGTGGCTGATGGAAAGAATGGGTATACTACCAATGTGTATCAGAGTTCCTTTGCTGGGTATTTTCCTGCTGACAATCCACAGTACACATGTGTTGTAGTGATCAAGAATAAACCATTTGCCGCCAATTTTTATGGTGCATCTGTAGCAGGTCCGGTGTTTAAAGAAATTGCTGATCGTTTGTATGGAACTTATATAAAGACAAACAAAACCTTAATTGCTGGCACCAATAAAAAAGACAGCAGCTTCTTTGCTTACAATGGTTACAAAGCAGATCTGATGTACCTGACTGAGAAATTGAAAATAGGTTTTGCCGATTCTACCGGAAGAGCAGATGAGTGGACACGTGTTAACAAGAATAGTGCGAAAGCAGTACTACAGAAATTACCAGTGGACAAAAATGCTATGCCTCCTTTGAAAGGGCTAGGATTAAAAGATGCCATTTATCTCTGCGAAGAAATGGGATTGATGGTGCAGGTGAAAGGAAGAGGAAAAGTTACCGAACAATCCATTGTTCCCGGACAGCCGATTGCGAAGGGACAGCTGGTACAATTGAGTCTCAATTGA
- a CDS encoding UDP-N-acetylmuramoyl-L-alanyl-D-glutamate--2,6-diaminopimelate ligase translates to MKTLQQLLIQTKTQQISGALDKDITAIEIDSRKVIAGAAFVAITGAQSDGHAFISKAIELGAVAIICETFPTILVEGVTYVKVASSGEAAARMAVEFYNHPSAAVKLVGVTGTNGKTTIATLLFKLFRQLGYSCGLISTVQNQFDDTIIPATHTTPDAISLNALLRKMVDEGCSYVFMECSSHAIHQHRITGLQFAGALFSNITHDHLDYHKTFDEYIRVKKKFFDDLSADAFAISNADDKRGEVMLQNTNATKYLYSLKTMAAFKGKILENALTGLVMTINDQEVHFRLIGTFNAYNLLAVYGAAVCLGVESSEVLTALSMLTGAEGRFDYIISANNIIGIVDYAHTPDALENVLSTIKKLRKGYEQIITVVGCGGDRDKTKRPVMAQAACDWSDRVILTSDNPRTEDPEAILRDMEAGLSSAAKRKYITLIDRKQAIEEAVRMAKPEDIILVAGKGHEKYQDINGVKYPFDDKEVLQKAFSTNPQ, encoded by the coding sequence ATGAAAACCCTTCAGCAACTTCTTATTCAAACTAAAACGCAGCAAATTTCTGGCGCTTTGGATAAGGATATTACTGCCATTGAGATTGACTCAAGGAAAGTAATAGCGGGTGCGGCATTTGTTGCCATAACAGGCGCGCAAAGTGATGGGCATGCATTCATTAGCAAAGCCATTGAGTTGGGTGCGGTTGCGATTATTTGTGAAACCTTTCCTACTATATTAGTAGAGGGTGTTACTTATGTAAAAGTTGCCAGCAGTGGAGAAGCAGCTGCGCGTATGGCAGTTGAGTTTTACAATCATCCATCTGCAGCAGTCAAGCTGGTTGGGGTTACGGGTACCAATGGTAAAACAACTATTGCTACTTTATTATTCAAGTTGTTTCGTCAGTTGGGCTACAGCTGTGGTTTAATCAGTACGGTGCAGAACCAATTTGACGATACCATTATTCCTGCTACCCATACAACACCTGATGCTATTAGTCTGAATGCCTTGTTGCGTAAAATGGTGGACGAAGGTTGTTCTTATGTTTTTATGGAATGCAGCAGTCATGCCATTCATCAGCACCGCATTACCGGATTACAATTTGCCGGTGCTTTGTTCAGCAATATCACACATGATCATTTAGACTATCACAAAACCTTTGATGAATACATCCGTGTAAAGAAGAAATTCTTTGATGATTTATCGGCTGATGCTTTTGCTATTTCGAATGCAGACGATAAGCGCGGTGAAGTGATGTTACAAAATACGAATGCTACCAAATACTTGTACAGCCTTAAAACCATGGCTGCCTTCAAGGGAAAAATATTAGAAAATGCATTGACAGGCTTGGTAATGACTATCAACGACCAGGAAGTGCATTTTCGTCTAATTGGAACTTTTAACGCTTACAACTTGCTGGCGGTATATGGTGCTGCTGTTTGTTTGGGTGTTGAAAGTTCAGAAGTACTTACTGCATTAAGCATGCTTACCGGTGCAGAAGGTCGCTTCGATTATATCATCAGTGCCAATAATATTATTGGTATTGTAGACTATGCGCATACACCCGATGCATTGGAAAATGTATTGAGCACCATTAAAAAGTTACGCAAGGGCTACGAACAAATCATTACTGTGGTAGGATGCGGCGGAGACAGAGATAAAACCAAACGTCCTGTAATGGCACAAGCAGCCTGCGATTGGAGCGATCGTGTGATTTTAACCAGTGACAATCCCCGTACGGAAGATCCTGAAGCTATTCTTCGTGATATGGAAGCAGGTCTAAGCAGTGCGGCAAAAAGAAAATACATCACGCTGATAGATCGCAAGCAAGCAATAGAAGAAGCAGTGCGAATGGCTAAGCCAGAAGATATTATTCTGGTAGCAGGAAAAGGGCATGAGAAATACCAGGACATCAACGGAGTGAAATATCCTTTTGACGATAAAGAAGTTTTACAAAAAGCATTTTCAACCAATCCTCAATAA
- the mraY gene encoding phospho-N-acetylmuramoyl-pentapeptide-transferase encodes MLYQLFNWLKQSFDIPGAGLFQFLTFRIAMAIVLSLVIATVYGKRIILFLQKKQIGESVRDLGLAGQEQKKGTPTMGGIIILLSILIPTLLFANLDKVYVRLMVLCTVWLGIIGFLDDLFKIRARKAAQQKGETYKKKDSDGLAGISKIIGQVGLGIIIGTTLYFSNAVTVEREIIGSARKVSMLQEGERFAKDSTIIVREINGLERKFVKVKTPITTIPFVKNHEFNYSKLISWMGNGAEKYTWIVYILIVTLIITAVSNGANLTDGLDGLAAGVSAIIGAGLLVFIYVSSNYIFADYLNIMYIPNLGELTIFVGAFVGACIGFLWYNAFPAQVFMGDTGSLALGGIIASLAIIVRKEWLIPIFCGVFLVENLSVMIQVGYFKYTKKKYGEGRRVFLMSPLHHHYQKKGFHESKIAVRFWIITIMLVVMSVVSLKIR; translated from the coding sequence ATGTTATATCAATTATTTAACTGGCTAAAACAAAGCTTCGATATTCCCGGAGCCGGGCTGTTTCAGTTCCTGACTTTCAGGATTGCAATGGCAATTGTATTGAGCTTGGTAATTGCAACTGTTTATGGGAAGCGCATCATTCTGTTTTTACAGAAAAAGCAAATTGGGGAATCGGTTAGAGACTTAGGATTGGCAGGACAGGAGCAGAAAAAAGGAACCCCTACCATGGGTGGTATCATTATTCTGTTGAGTATTCTTATTCCCACTTTATTATTTGCCAATCTGGATAAAGTATATGTACGACTGATGGTTCTTTGTACGGTTTGGCTCGGTATCATTGGTTTTCTGGATGATCTGTTTAAGATTCGTGCCAGAAAAGCAGCGCAGCAAAAAGGCGAAACCTACAAGAAAAAAGATTCTGATGGATTGGCCGGTATTTCTAAAATCATTGGTCAGGTTGGATTGGGGATTATCATTGGTACTACTTTGTATTTCAGCAATGCGGTTACCGTAGAAAGAGAAATCATTGGCTCTGCCCGTAAAGTTTCTATGTTACAGGAAGGAGAGCGGTTTGCAAAAGATTCAACCATTATTGTTCGTGAAATAAACGGACTGGAAAGAAAATTCGTAAAAGTAAAAACCCCCATCACTACCATTCCTTTTGTAAAGAACCATGAGTTCAACTACAGTAAGCTGATCAGCTGGATGGGCAATGGTGCTGAAAAATATACCTGGATTGTGTATATCCTGATAGTGACTTTGATTATTACGGCGGTTAGTAATGGCGCCAATCTTACAGATGGATTGGATGGACTAGCTGCCGGCGTGAGTGCCATTATTGGTGCGGGTTTGCTGGTGTTCATTTATGTTAGTTCCAACTACATATTTGCCGATTACTTAAATATCATGTATATCCCAAATCTGGGTGAGCTCACCATTTTTGTGGGAGCTTTTGTAGGGGCTTGTATTGGTTTCTTGTGGTACAATGCTTTTCCTGCCCAGGTATTCATGGGCGATACAGGTAGTCTTGCCCTGGGAGGTATCATTGCTTCTTTGGCCATCATTGTAAGAAAAGAATGGTTGATTCCTATTTTCTGCGGCGTATTCCTGGTAGAGAATTTAAGTGTAATGATTCAGGTGGGTTATTTCAAATACACCAAGAAGAAATACGGTGAAGGCAGAAGAGTATTCTTAATGAGTCCCTTGCATCACCATTACCAGAAGAAAGGATTTCATGAAAGCAAGATTGCCGTTCGTTTCTGGATCATTACCATTATGCTGGTGGTGATGAGTGTAGTATCCTTAAAAATTAGATAA